A region of Myxococcus stipitatus DSM 14675 DNA encodes the following proteins:
- a CDS encoding serine/threonine-protein kinase codes for MARQVGASEDPDRGRRIGKYEILTRLSLGGMAELFLAFTSGPGGFRKFVAVKQILPDIKKDEQFVEMFLDEARITAAFSHANIGQVFDLGEEDGELYLAMEFLPGQNLEQVIKAAARKQYGLPLGFIGRVIRDTCLGLHYAHHFTDPSGRPVAVVHRDVSPKNVMLTYDGVVKVIDFGIAKARGRLGRTQVGTVKGTSGYMSPEQVRGHAMDGRSDLFSVGVMMHELLTGQRLFNGPHEAAVMLQIVEADVVSPRAGNSIIPEALDAVVMRALARDAGQRFATCREMARAIEAALGSELFDEDGVTAVMGELFEEKRQKTRTLLELASRAEDAQVSEAAGALQQDEVGEHVPTAQLQVPKAPQHTPRTDGSSAPKPVPQRRPSTATEPELVTRAGTGSGPKPMPQRRPATATDPEIPTRAGSGPKQQPRKLQGELPASTPQRTPRPVPALEAGVSRTPRPRPQVVEEAAEELDSLDEPSDLSTQQFRTRPPRPGAAAGARGNARAARGLQRSDTPVQTPAARSGSKWLGRLFLLLLLAGVGWASTQPLIRAQFVPAFESVKAWVKAELDPQPAKDPAQDAAWPPQQKPGPPPGFPGTTPAPDPRPAAVAAPVEPTPEVRTPPPEAPVAKPAKGTRGKDRDVAGVKGTTDSGTGSPRGGRAKETKPKSDKEPVTTVTQDPNALAEVVDTSSAQGAAKAGMGWITLKTVPQAAVFDGSTQLGTTPLNKFPLPVGTYSLRLVDPTNAEAVSRLLSVPINPGKTTPITIRLADLPLYKE; via the coding sequence ATGGCCAGGCAGGTTGGCGCCAGCGAAGATCCCGACCGGGGGCGGCGCATCGGAAAGTACGAGATCCTCACTCGCCTCTCGTTGGGAGGAATGGCGGAGCTGTTCCTCGCCTTCACCTCGGGACCGGGCGGATTTCGCAAGTTCGTCGCCGTCAAGCAGATCCTCCCGGACATCAAGAAAGACGAGCAGTTCGTCGAGATGTTCCTGGACGAGGCGCGCATCACCGCCGCGTTCTCGCACGCGAACATCGGACAGGTGTTCGACCTGGGCGAGGAGGACGGGGAGCTGTACCTGGCGATGGAGTTCCTGCCGGGGCAGAACCTGGAGCAGGTCATCAAGGCCGCCGCGCGCAAGCAGTACGGCTTGCCGCTGGGCTTCATCGGCCGGGTGATCCGCGACACGTGCCTGGGGCTGCACTACGCCCACCACTTCACGGACCCCTCGGGTCGTCCGGTGGCGGTGGTGCACCGCGACGTCTCGCCGAAGAACGTGATGCTCACCTACGACGGCGTCGTCAAGGTGATCGACTTCGGCATCGCCAAGGCGCGCGGTCGGCTGGGACGTACGCAGGTGGGCACGGTGAAGGGGACCAGTGGCTACATGTCCCCGGAGCAGGTGCGCGGCCACGCGATGGATGGGCGCAGCGACCTGTTCTCGGTGGGCGTGATGATGCACGAGCTGCTCACCGGCCAGCGGCTCTTCAACGGACCGCACGAAGCCGCGGTGATGTTGCAGATCGTCGAGGCGGACGTGGTGTCGCCTCGCGCGGGCAACTCCATCATCCCGGAGGCGCTGGACGCGGTGGTGATGCGGGCGCTCGCGCGAGACGCGGGACAGCGCTTCGCGACCTGCCGCGAGATGGCTCGCGCCATCGAGGCGGCGCTGGGCTCGGAGCTGTTCGACGAGGACGGCGTCACGGCGGTGATGGGCGAGCTGTTCGAGGAGAAGCGCCAGAAGACGCGCACGCTCCTGGAGCTGGCCAGCCGCGCCGAGGACGCGCAGGTGAGCGAGGCCGCCGGTGCGCTCCAGCAGGACGAGGTGGGGGAGCATGTCCCCACCGCCCAACTGCAGGTGCCCAAGGCGCCTCAGCACACGCCTCGGACGGACGGCAGCAGCGCGCCCAAGCCGGTGCCGCAGCGGCGTCCCTCCACGGCGACGGAGCCGGAGCTCGTCACCCGGGCGGGGACGGGCAGCGGACCCAAGCCGATGCCGCAGCGGCGCCCCGCCACGGCGACGGACCCGGAGATTCCGACCCGCGCTGGAAGCGGGCCCAAGCAGCAGCCTCGCAAGCTTCAGGGGGAGCTGCCCGCGTCGACCCCGCAGCGCACCCCTCGGCCCGTGCCCGCGCTGGAGGCGGGCGTCTCCCGGACGCCTCGGCCTCGACCCCAGGTGGTCGAGGAGGCGGCCGAGGAGCTCGACTCGCTCGACGAGCCCAGTGACCTGTCGACCCAGCAGTTCCGGACCCGGCCTCCTCGTCCGGGCGCCGCGGCCGGTGCTCGTGGGAACGCGCGGGCCGCGCGAGGCCTGCAGCGCTCCGACACGCCGGTGCAGACCCCGGCGGCCAGGTCGGGGTCGAAGTGGCTGGGGCGGTTGTTCCTGCTCCTGCTGCTGGCGGGCGTGGGCTGGGCGTCGACCCAGCCGTTGATCCGCGCGCAGTTCGTCCCGGCTTTCGAGTCGGTGAAGGCCTGGGTGAAGGCGGAGCTGGACCCGCAGCCCGCGAAGGACCCCGCGCAGGACGCGGCGTGGCCACCGCAGCAGAAGCCCGGTCCTCCGCCCGGATTCCCTGGCACCACGCCAGCACCAGACCCGCGTCCGGCCGCCGTGGCCGCGCCTGTCGAGCCGACCCCCGAGGTCCGCACGCCTCCGCCCGAGGCCCCCGTGGCGAAGCCCGCGAAGGGCACGCGGGGCAAGGACAGGGATGTCGCGGGCGTGAAGGGGACCACCGACTCGGGGACGGGAAGCCCTCGGGGTGGGCGGGCCAAGGAGACCAAGCCCAAGTCGGACAAGGAGCCTGTCACCACCGTGACGCAGGACCCGAACGCGCTGGCGGAGGTGGTGGACACCAGCTCCGCGCAGGGGGCCGCGAAGGCGGGGATGGGGTGGATCACCCTGAAGACCGTGCCTCAGGCGGCCGTGTTCGATGGCTCCACCCAGTTGGGGACCACGCCGCTGAACAAGTTCCCCCTCCCGGTGGGGACGTACAGCTTGCGCCTGGTGGACCCCACGAACGCGGAGGCGGTGAGCCGGCTCCTGTCCGTGCCCATCAACCCGGGCAAGACGACGCCGATCACCATCCGACTGGCGGACCTCCCTCTGTACAAGGAGTGA
- the glyQ gene encoding glycine--tRNA ligase subunit alpha — translation MYFQDLIFTLQKHWADQGCINTQPYDTEVGAGTMAPYTFLRALGPEPWNVAYVQPSRRPADGRFGENPNRLFQHHQFQVVLKPAPKNVQELYLESLRKIRIDPLEHDIRFVEDDWESPTLGAWGLGWEVWCDGMEVTQFTYFQQCGGFDCKPVAAELTYGLERICMYLQNVENVFDIEWVKGVKYREVFHPNEVEMSKYALQESDASMLFALFDAYEKECKRLIERQLPLPAYDFALKCSHTFNLLDARGAISVTERAAFIKRVRDNARLCAEGYLQMRERLGYPLLKTPWTVGEQPPVLEGKPASDYWKTVQLNKPVEKKEKAEVARGA, via the coding sequence ATGTATTTCCAGGATCTGATCTTCACGCTCCAGAAGCATTGGGCCGACCAGGGCTGCATCAACACGCAGCCGTACGACACCGAGGTTGGCGCCGGCACCATGGCCCCCTACACGTTCCTTCGCGCGCTCGGTCCGGAGCCCTGGAACGTGGCCTACGTGCAGCCCTCGCGTCGTCCCGCGGACGGTCGCTTCGGAGAGAATCCGAACCGCCTGTTCCAGCACCACCAGTTCCAGGTCGTCCTCAAGCCCGCACCCAAGAACGTGCAGGAGCTGTATCTGGAGTCGCTGCGGAAGATTCGCATCGACCCGCTCGAGCACGACATCCGCTTCGTCGAGGACGACTGGGAGTCGCCGACGCTGGGCGCGTGGGGGTTGGGCTGGGAGGTGTGGTGTGACGGAATGGAGGTGACGCAGTTCACCTACTTCCAGCAGTGCGGAGGGTTCGACTGCAAGCCGGTCGCCGCGGAGCTCACCTACGGGTTGGAGCGCATCTGCATGTACCTGCAGAACGTGGAGAACGTCTTCGACATCGAGTGGGTCAAGGGCGTGAAGTACCGCGAGGTGTTCCACCCGAACGAGGTGGAGATGAGCAAGTACGCGCTCCAGGAGTCGGACGCGTCCATGCTCTTCGCGCTCTTCGATGCGTACGAGAAGGAGTGCAAGCGCCTCATCGAGCGCCAGCTGCCGCTGCCGGCGTATGACTTCGCGCTGAAGTGCTCGCACACGTTCAACCTGCTGGACGCGCGCGGCGCCATCTCCGTCACGGAGCGCGCGGCGTTCATCAAGCGCGTGCGCGACAACGCGCGGCTGTGCGCGGAGGGCTACCTCCAGATGCGTGAGCGGCTGGGCTACCCGCTGCTGAAGACGCCGTGGACGGTGGGCGAGCAGCCGCCGGTGCTCGAGGGCAAGCCCGCCAGCGACTACTGGAAGACGGTGCAGCTCAACAAGCCGGTGGAGAAGAAGGAGAAGGCGGAGGTGGCTCGTGGCGCGTGA
- the glyS gene encoding glycine--tRNA ligase subunit beta — MARDLLLEVGAEEIPASFIGPALEDLRRVVTERMADARLKHGEVKLYGTPRRLAVLVLGVADAGEDVVKEVLGPSAKAAFDAQGKPTKAAEKFAEGLKLTVEQLGRSQTAKGEYVSARVEEKGRPAADILQDALHVAVHSINFRKSMRWGDVEASFARPVQWLLALLGGDLVPVVFGDVKSGRVTYGHRFLSPAAIELEAPADYEAVLEKAHVVADIAKRRAQLVRKVTAAAQAAGGKVLEDEGLVDQVTNLVELPSPVVGTFEERHLDLPAEVLVQEMKSHQRYFSLVDGAGKLLPKFIAVSNTPVRDEQLSLRGYQRVLRARLADGRFFFDEDRKTPLIDRVEKLGRVVWQGQLGTYLEKVERFRSLAVWLAGQSKRAGESATIERASTLAKADLVTGMVGEFPELQGAMGREYARASGETDAVALAIFEHYLPRGAEDALPTQDAGALIGIADRLDSLCGIFAIGKAPSGAADPFGLRRACIAIIRLVLGRGYRLSLSAAVDEALRLLAPKLANVKRKAGEPAPREQVLEFFRGRLKSLWGEQHRTDVVEAVLAAGFDDLVSTHKRLEALSLIVGRADFQPLAAAFKRVVNIVEKQGRDVAGGQTRAEKLVDDAERQLHTAFTQARNSVAGLVQSDDFSGALKEITGLKPAVDTFFDKVMVMAEDKDLRENRIRLLVEIGALFNQVADFSKIQAETVG, encoded by the coding sequence GTGGCGCGTGACCTGCTGCTGGAAGTCGGAGCGGAGGAGATTCCGGCCTCGTTCATCGGCCCCGCGCTGGAGGACCTCCGTCGCGTGGTGACGGAGCGCATGGCGGACGCGCGGCTCAAGCACGGCGAGGTGAAGCTCTACGGCACGCCCCGGCGCCTGGCGGTGCTGGTGCTGGGCGTGGCGGACGCGGGCGAGGACGTCGTGAAGGAGGTGCTGGGGCCCAGCGCCAAGGCGGCGTTCGACGCGCAGGGCAAGCCCACCAAGGCGGCGGAGAAGTTCGCCGAGGGCCTGAAGCTGACGGTGGAGCAGCTCGGCCGCTCGCAGACGGCGAAGGGCGAGTACGTGTCCGCGCGCGTGGAGGAGAAGGGGCGTCCGGCGGCGGACATCCTCCAGGATGCGCTGCACGTGGCGGTGCACTCCATCAACTTCCGCAAGTCCATGCGCTGGGGTGATGTGGAGGCGTCCTTCGCGCGCCCGGTGCAGTGGCTGTTGGCGCTGCTGGGCGGCGACCTGGTGCCCGTGGTGTTCGGCGACGTGAAGAGCGGCCGCGTCACCTACGGCCACCGCTTCCTCTCGCCGGCCGCCATCGAGCTCGAGGCTCCGGCCGACTACGAGGCGGTGCTGGAGAAGGCGCACGTCGTGGCGGATATCGCCAAGCGCCGCGCCCAGCTGGTGCGGAAGGTGACGGCGGCGGCGCAGGCCGCGGGTGGCAAGGTGCTGGAGGACGAGGGGCTGGTCGACCAGGTGACGAACCTGGTGGAGCTGCCCAGCCCCGTGGTGGGCACGTTCGAGGAGCGCCACCTGGACCTGCCCGCGGAGGTGCTGGTGCAGGAGATGAAGAGCCACCAGCGCTACTTCTCGCTGGTGGACGGGGCGGGGAAGCTCCTGCCCAAGTTCATCGCCGTGTCCAACACGCCCGTGCGCGACGAGCAGCTCAGCCTGCGCGGCTACCAGCGTGTGCTGCGCGCGCGCCTGGCGGACGGCCGCTTCTTCTTCGACGAGGACCGCAAGACGCCGCTCATCGACCGCGTGGAGAAGCTGGGCCGCGTGGTGTGGCAGGGGCAGCTGGGCACCTATCTGGAGAAGGTGGAGCGCTTCCGGTCGCTGGCCGTGTGGCTCGCGGGGCAGTCGAAGCGGGCAGGGGAGAGCGCGACCATCGAGCGCGCGTCGACCCTGGCCAAGGCGGACCTGGTCACCGGCATGGTGGGCGAGTTCCCGGAGCTCCAGGGCGCCATGGGCCGCGAGTATGCGCGGGCGAGTGGTGAGACGGACGCGGTGGCCCTGGCCATCTTCGAGCACTACCTGCCTCGCGGCGCCGAGGACGCGCTGCCCACGCAGGACGCGGGTGCGCTGATTGGCATCGCGGACCGGCTGGACTCGCTGTGCGGCATCTTCGCCATCGGCAAGGCGCCCAGCGGCGCGGCGGACCCGTTCGGTCTGCGCCGGGCCTGCATCGCCATCATCCGCCTGGTGCTGGGCCGGGGCTACCGCCTGAGCCTGTCCGCCGCGGTGGACGAGGCGCTGCGGCTGCTCGCGCCCAAGCTGGCCAACGTGAAGCGCAAGGCGGGCGAGCCCGCGCCGCGCGAGCAGGTCCTGGAGTTCTTCCGGGGCCGGCTCAAGTCGCTGTGGGGCGAGCAGCACCGCACGGACGTGGTGGAGGCGGTGCTGGCGGCCGGCTTCGACGACCTGGTGTCCACGCACAAGCGCCTGGAGGCCCTGAGCCTCATCGTCGGCCGGGCGGACTTCCAGCCCCTGGCGGCGGCGTTCAAGCGCGTGGTCAACATCGTGGAGAAGCAGGGCCGCGACGTGGCCGGAGGGCAGACCCGGGCCGAGAAGCTGGTGGATGACGCCGAGCGGCAGCTCCACACGGCCTTCACCCAGGCCCGCAACTCGGTGGCCGGGCTGGTCCAGTCGGACGATTTCTCCGGCGCCCTGAAGGAAATCACGGGGTTGAAGCCCGCCGTGGACACCTTCTTCGACAAGGTGATGGTCATGGCGGAGGACAAGGACCTCCGGGAAAACCGCATCCGGCTGCTCGTGGAGATTGGCGCCTTGTTCAACCAGGTGGCCGACTTCTCGAAGATTCAGGCCGAAACGGTCGGCTGA
- a CDS encoding YncE family protein, with protein sequence MRAYLVTSALLLASCSVDTEPRPPPSTRLVYPSGVAFWRPEATTSTNGFLYVAGANFDKCYASGAVSALDLDALGLRPFGKDFSDAAEVANFPSLLTDLHVGAASYALIDSFAGEMALWNPPGRAPRLFVATRAEDSILQVLDVSADGKELRCAQSDTTVDCRVNALSLVNVPGSNKDGLPGAPAPLGVTVDRTHPDALVWVTHTELVGPQGSDTLGDLQTYLVNLPAASPTREELTTSRFVPLGVDGLAPGATNSVAIGGRYLYASGRNGATNDRGTVSASFVLRLVDRTDTSRVIDTSLRDLYAIREARGVAVEPLMLRDNPTQVDPNRERVYLLARGPDTLLVLDIENARADFPTLRVVAALSLPEGASELKIIPRGLGRGNLVAVTGSGDEAVSIYDEEVGQLVAQVLVGAQDPAQPSQPYGLAVDVRGNSARLFTTTFGDGRVAVIDIPNLDQPQDARRVALLGEQQLRDSRQGTSVCQESSP encoded by the coding sequence ATGCGCGCCTACCTTGTCACCTCCGCGCTGCTGCTCGCGTCGTGTTCAGTCGACACCGAGCCGCGGCCTCCGCCGTCCACTCGCCTCGTCTATCCGAGCGGTGTCGCCTTCTGGCGCCCCGAGGCCACCACGTCCACGAACGGATTCCTGTACGTGGCCGGGGCCAACTTCGACAAGTGCTACGCCTCCGGCGCGGTGTCCGCGCTGGATTTGGATGCCTTGGGCTTGAGGCCCTTCGGCAAGGACTTCTCCGACGCGGCCGAGGTCGCGAACTTCCCGTCGTTGCTCACGGACCTGCACGTCGGCGCGGCGTCCTACGCGCTCATCGACAGCTTCGCGGGTGAGATGGCGCTGTGGAACCCGCCCGGTCGTGCGCCGAGGCTGTTCGTCGCGACGCGCGCGGAGGACAGCATCCTCCAGGTGCTCGACGTGTCGGCGGACGGCAAGGAGCTGCGCTGCGCGCAGAGCGACACCACCGTCGACTGCCGCGTGAATGCGCTGTCGCTGGTGAACGTTCCTGGCTCGAACAAGGACGGGCTGCCCGGAGCGCCCGCGCCGCTGGGCGTCACCGTGGACCGGACCCACCCGGACGCGCTCGTCTGGGTGACCCACACGGAGCTGGTGGGGCCGCAGGGGAGCGACACGCTCGGCGACCTCCAGACGTACCTGGTGAACCTCCCGGCGGCATCCCCGACGCGCGAGGAGCTGACCACGTCCCGCTTCGTGCCGCTGGGGGTGGACGGGCTCGCGCCTGGCGCCACGAACTCGGTGGCCATCGGTGGCCGGTACCTGTACGCGTCCGGGCGCAACGGCGCGACGAATGACCGTGGCACGGTCTCCGCGAGCTTCGTGTTGCGGCTGGTCGACCGGACGGACACGAGCCGGGTCATCGACACCAGCCTTCGCGACCTCTACGCCATCCGCGAGGCGCGCGGTGTCGCCGTGGAGCCGCTGATGCTGCGCGACAACCCCACGCAGGTGGACCCCAACCGGGAGCGCGTCTACCTGCTGGCGCGTGGACCGGACACGCTGCTGGTCCTCGACATCGAGAACGCGCGGGCTGATTTCCCGACGCTGCGCGTGGTGGCCGCGCTGTCGCTGCCCGAGGGCGCCAGTGAGCTGAAGATCATCCCGCGCGGTCTGGGCCGGGGCAACCTGGTGGCCGTGACGGGCAGCGGCGATGAGGCCGTCTCCATCTACGACGAGGAAGTGGGACAGCTCGTCGCCCAGGTGCTGGTGGGGGCGCAGGACCCGGCCCAGCCCAGCCAGCCCTACGGGTTGGCGGTGGACGTCCGGGGGAACTCGGCGCGTCTGTTCACGACCACCTTTGGCGACGGCCGCGTCGCCGTCATCGACATTCCCAACCTCGACCAGCCGCAGGATGCGCGGCGTGTCGCCCTGCTCGGCGAGCAGCAACTGCGTGACAGCCGCCAGGGAACCAGCGTGTGTCAGGAGTCTTCACCGTGA
- a CDS encoding FHA domain-containing protein, protein MIDQNSRPARKVGIADHLWETYEDMAQQMGSDRDALINQALFMFARLNGFIEARSRDDAHMAPAMSAAPRPAAVPAGPSRAAPPPVLSPAPPPPKADPPPQLRPSSRPSAADERASANGLDNDPVRREVAERVLETAAELERLIKGKNEPPPPSDEMVEDEEPLPEQDDEPGMEDEPAEPEEEPADELAEEEGSALYLVTESGEQERIVKERFVIGRGKHCDFVINSGKVSREHAVIAQDGPDWIIEDLGSSNGTWFNKQRIKRRKIEDGDEYFICSEKIRLMVR, encoded by the coding sequence ATGATCGATCAGAACTCCCGCCCCGCCCGCAAGGTCGGCATCGCCGACCACCTGTGGGAGACGTACGAAGACATGGCCCAGCAGATGGGCTCGGACCGCGATGCGCTGATCAATCAGGCGCTCTTCATGTTCGCGCGTCTCAATGGCTTCATCGAAGCGCGCTCTCGCGACGATGCGCACATGGCGCCCGCCATGTCCGCGGCGCCGCGTCCGGCCGCCGTGCCCGCGGGGCCCTCCAGGGCCGCCCCGCCGCCCGTGCTGTCACCCGCGCCTCCGCCCCCCAAGGCGGACCCGCCTCCCCAGCTGCGTCCCAGCAGCCGTCCGTCCGCCGCGGACGAGCGCGCTTCCGCCAACGGCCTGGACAACGACCCGGTGCGCCGCGAGGTGGCCGAGCGCGTCCTGGAGACGGCCGCGGAGCTCGAGCGCCTCATCAAGGGCAAGAACGAGCCGCCTCCTCCCAGCGACGAGATGGTGGAGGACGAGGAGCCGCTGCCCGAGCAGGACGATGAGCCGGGGATGGAGGACGAACCCGCCGAGCCCGAGGAGGAGCCTGCCGACGAGCTCGCCGAGGAGGAGGGGTCTGCGCTCTACCTGGTCACCGAGTCGGGCGAGCAGGAGCGCATCGTCAAGGAGCGCTTCGTCATCGGCCGGGGCAAGCACTGCGACTTCGTCATCAACTCGGGCAAGGTCTCCCGCGAGCACGCGGTCATCGCGCAGGACGGCCCGGACTGGATCATCGAGGACCTGGGCTCGTCCAACGGCACCTGGTTCAACAAGCAGCGCATCAAGCGCCGCAAGATTGAAGACGGGGACGAGTATTTCATCTGCAGCGAGAAGATTCGCCTCATGGTCCGGTGA
- a CDS encoding A24 family peptidase: protein MTPGHIALWTVLGVALVISVVTDVLRREILDVVTYPLMAVGLGVRLATEGVGGLDEGLISGLVSGVGLALLLVPGALRGRMGWGDVKLMGGVGAVLGFPASMAAAAFISLVGAAQAVVSLLWQGAVWDTVAAALRRWAVRLHLARSDARPTEQRHIPYGVAIALGTFWALWWQQQSLG from the coding sequence ATGACGCCTGGACACATCGCGCTGTGGACGGTCCTTGGAGTGGCCCTGGTGATCTCGGTGGTAACGGATGTGTTGCGCCGGGAGATCCTCGACGTGGTCACCTACCCGCTGATGGCGGTGGGGCTGGGCGTGCGTCTGGCCACCGAAGGGGTGGGAGGGCTGGATGAGGGGCTCATCAGCGGGCTGGTGTCGGGCGTGGGCCTGGCGCTGCTGCTGGTGCCAGGGGCTCTTCGGGGGCGGATGGGGTGGGGTGATGTGAAGTTGATGGGAGGGGTGGGCGCCGTGCTGGGTTTTCCGGCGTCCATGGCGGCCGCGGCGTTCATCTCCCTGGTGGGCGCTGCCCAGGCGGTCGTCTCGCTCCTGTGGCAAGGGGCGGTCTGGGACACGGTGGCGGCGGCGCTGCGGCGCTGGGCGGTGCGACTGCACCTGGCGCGCTCGGACGCGCGGCCCACCGAGCAGCGTCACATTCCCTACGGGGTAGCCATCGCGCTTGGAACTTTCTGGGCGTTGTGGTGGCAGCAACAAAGCTTGGGTTAG
- a CDS encoding type II and III secretion system protein family protein, which produces MFTRFTHAAALGALVALVASGSALAQDGTSVSLGVGAQKVLTIPGLSKVALGDPSIAEVKTLGSGQLLVTGQAEGKTTLLIWKTTGQRASYLINVRKQDPNDVIAEIKRLLGEIEGVSVRMVGDRIYLDGQAYTTQDADRIEQVVGLYPNVKSFVKIAPNAKKLVAQNLNAAFQKGGLKNVQANVVGATIFLEGSVESQQDLQKAELITKAIGEKVENLLVVGIKRMILSEVQFVEIRRNSRDRYGIRYPLDIAGSATAAASITQELFPGTFGQGGSNIGLTAGADFSIGFQGNDGYGRLLAQPKLVCASGEKAEFLAGGEVPIPLITNNQFSIEYKKYGVILNLRPTADRNGNIQTEIEAEASEIDTSVAVSIGGSSTVPGFRTRKVKTNVTVRHGETIVLSGVFSHDEQKAVSKIPGLGHIPIVGELFKSRGFDSTKRELVIFVTPRIVNPDSDKVRTIIEDVKSRYKQARSEVNFNIFD; this is translated from the coding sequence ATGTTCACACGCTTCACGCATGCCGCCGCGCTTGGCGCGCTTGTTGCCCTGGTGGCCAGCGGCTCTGCCCTGGCCCAGGACGGCACTTCCGTCAGCCTGGGAGTGGGTGCCCAAAAGGTGCTCACCATTCCGGGCCTCAGCAAGGTGGCCCTTGGCGACCCGTCCATCGCCGAGGTGAAGACGCTCGGCTCTGGACAGCTGCTCGTCACCGGTCAGGCCGAAGGCAAGACGACGCTGCTCATCTGGAAGACCACGGGTCAGCGCGCCAGCTATCTCATCAACGTCCGCAAGCAGGACCCCAACGACGTCATCGCCGAAATCAAGCGCCTCCTCGGTGAAATCGAGGGTGTCTCCGTCCGCATGGTGGGCGACCGCATCTACCTGGACGGTCAGGCCTACACCACGCAGGACGCGGACCGCATCGAGCAGGTGGTGGGCCTGTATCCGAACGTGAAGTCGTTCGTGAAGATTGCCCCCAACGCCAAGAAGCTGGTGGCGCAGAACCTCAACGCGGCCTTCCAGAAGGGCGGCCTGAAGAACGTCCAGGCGAACGTGGTGGGTGCCACCATCTTCCTGGAGGGCTCCGTGGAGAGCCAGCAGGACCTGCAGAAGGCGGAGCTCATCACCAAGGCCATTGGCGAGAAGGTGGAGAACCTGCTCGTCGTCGGCATCAAGCGGATGATTCTCTCCGAGGTCCAGTTCGTCGAAATCCGCCGCAACAGCCGCGACCGCTACGGCATCCGCTACCCGTTGGACATCGCCGGCTCGGCGACGGCCGCGGCGTCCATCACCCAGGAACTCTTCCCGGGCACCTTCGGTCAGGGCGGCTCCAACATCGGCCTGACGGCGGGCGCGGACTTCTCCATCGGCTTCCAGGGAAACGACGGCTACGGCCGCCTGCTCGCCCAGCCCAAGCTGGTGTGCGCCAGCGGTGAGAAGGCGGAGTTCCTGGCCGGTGGCGAGGTCCCGATTCCCCTCATCACCAACAACCAGTTCTCCATCGAGTACAAGAAGTACGGCGTCATCCTGAACCTGCGCCCCACGGCGGACCGCAACGGCAACATCCAGACGGAGATCGAGGCGGAGGCCTCTGAAATCGACACCTCCGTCGCGGTGTCCATCGGTGGTTCGTCCACGGTGCCGGGCTTCCGGACCCGCAAGGTGAAGACGAACGTCACCGTGCGCCACGGTGAGACCATCGTCCTGTCCGGTGTGTTCAGCCACGACGAGCAGAAGGCCGTGTCGAAGATTCCGGGCCTGGGTCACATCCCCATCGTGGGCGAGCTCTTCAAGAGCCGCGGCTTCGACTCCACCAAGCGCGAGCTGGTCATCTTCGTCACGCCGCGCATCGTGAACCCGGATTCCGACAAGGTCCGGACCATCATCGAGGACGTGAAGAGCCGCTACAAGCAGGCGCGCTCCGAGGTGAACTTCAACATCTTCGACTGA